In Phocoena sinus isolate mPhoSin1 chromosome X, mPhoSin1.pri, whole genome shotgun sequence, a genomic segment contains:
- the LOC116747755 gene encoding homeobox protein Mohawk-like, producing MNTIIFNKLSSAVLFEHHRALEWERGGRPYGGVLDSTHAHPEVGIMDGVPLKDNPGLRHRRTGARQNGGKVRHKWQALQDMVRPLKQWLHKHHDNPYPTKMEKILLALGSQMTLVQVSNWFANARRQLKNTVRQPDLRWALRIKLYDKYVQGNAERLSVSSDDSCSEDGENPPRNPMNEEGYNNPVHHPVIKSESSVIEAGVRPESRANEDYVSPPKYKSSLLNRYLNDSLRHVMVTDAAMMGKTRQRSHSGSFSSNEFEKELVSPSSSETEGNFIYRTDSSQRIEVLRW from the coding sequence ATGAACACCATCATCTTCAACAAGCTCAGCAGCGCCGTGCTTTTTGAGCACCACAGGGCTCTGGAATGGGAGCGGGGTGGCAGGCCCTATGGCGGCGTCCTGGACAGTACGCACGCTCACCCCGAGGTGGGCATTATGGACGGCGTGCCCCTCAAGGACAACCCGGGCCTGAGACACAGGAGGACTGGGGCCCGGCAGAATGGCGGGAAGGTGAGGCACAAGTGGCAGGCCCTGCAGGACATGGTGCGGCCCCTCAAGCAGTGGCTGCACAAGCACCACGACAATCCGTACCCCACCAAGATGGAGAAGATTCTCCTGGCGCTCGGCTCGCAGATGACGCTAGTGCAGGTGTCAAATTGGTTTGCTAATGCAAGACGTCAGCTTAAGAATACTGTTCGACAGCCAGATTTAAGGTGGGCCTTAAGAATAAAGTTGTACGATAAGTATGTTCAAGGAAACGCTGAGCGGCTGAGTGTAAGCAGTGATGACTCATGTTCTGAAGATGGAGAAAATCCTCCACGAAACCCCATGAATGAAGAAGGCTATAATAATCCAGTCCACCATCCTGTGATTAAAAGTGAGAGCTCAGTCATAGAAGCTGGAGTGAGGCCAGAGTCACGGGCCAATGAGGACTACGTATCGCCCCCAAAATACAAGAGCAGCTTGTTGAATCGTTACCTTAACGACTCTTTGAGACACGTCATGGTCACAGATGCTGCCATGATGGGAAAGACAAGGCAGAGAAGCCATTCAGGATCTTTTAGTTCCAATGAATTTGAGAAGGAATTGGTATCTCCCTCATCGTCAGAAACGGAAGGCAATTTCATCTATCGCACAGACAGCTCTCAGAGGATCGAGGTATTAAGGTGGTAA